The following coding sequences lie in one Oceanicola sp. 502str15 genomic window:
- a CDS encoding YidH family protein, translating into MQDGCPEDPDTKTEWAESRTDWAEDRTLQANERTFAGWMRTGLGAVAVAIGLKAVFGDFDPTWAAKAVASLFILAALVIFWFAQRNARRTHHRLEDHAAEPMGHTHFTLVAAIFAFASAAVGFVLWSL; encoded by the coding sequence ATGCAGGATGGATGCCCCGAAGACCCCGACACCAAGACCGAATGGGCCGAAAGCCGCACGGATTGGGCCGAGGACCGCACGCTTCAGGCCAACGAGCGCACCTTTGCCGGATGGATGCGGACCGGCCTTGGGGCGGTGGCGGTGGCGATCGGGCTGAAGGCGGTGTTCGGCGACTTCGATCCGACATGGGCCGCCAAGGCGGTGGCCTCGCTGTTCATCCTTGCTGCACTGGTGATTTTCTGGTTCGCGCAGCGCAATGCGCGGCGCACTCACCACCGGCTGGAGGACCACGCGGCCGAACCCATGGGCCACACGCATTTTACCCTCGTCGCTGCCATCTTCGCCTTTGCGAGCGCGGCCGTCGGCTTCGTGCTCTGGTCGCTTTGA